From a single Nocardioides sp. dk884 genomic region:
- a CDS encoding IclR family transcriptional regulator, with protein MTVPTLDVPVGVPGESSGESSGECRPRPATSVSKALQLLSAFRRARTDLSLTELAQRADIPKSTAFRLLGELEQAGFVARNGTKYRLGVALFELGSRVSLCRPQGLRDTAVHFLSQLHAATGGLTAHLAVLEGPEILYLEKIHGPRTPRVRTMPGQRYPASTTALGKAMVALGDAEDLAAVLAHGLPRMTRSSIVDPDRFVEELRGVRRSGVARDREEAVAGLVCVAAPIVVHGVVEGAVSVSGPSAGFAWDRMESLVRSAAAGIAQKRAIGVGWAS; from the coding sequence GTGACAGTTCCCACCCTCGACGTCCCGGTCGGGGTTCCCGGCGAGTCGAGCGGCGAGTCGAGCGGCGAGTGCCGCCCCCGGCCGGCCACCTCGGTGTCGAAGGCGCTCCAGCTGCTCTCGGCGTTCCGCCGGGCGCGCACGGACCTGTCGCTCACCGAGCTCGCCCAGCGCGCGGACATCCCGAAGTCGACGGCGTTCCGTCTGCTCGGCGAGCTGGAGCAGGCGGGGTTCGTGGCCCGCAACGGCACCAAGTACCGCCTCGGCGTGGCGCTCTTCGAGCTCGGCAGCCGGGTCAGCCTGTGCCGCCCGCAGGGCCTGCGCGACACCGCGGTGCACTTCTTGAGCCAGCTGCACGCCGCCACCGGTGGGCTGACCGCGCACCTGGCGGTCCTGGAGGGTCCCGAGATCCTCTACCTGGAGAAGATCCACGGTCCCCGCACGCCGCGGGTGCGCACGATGCCCGGCCAGCGCTACCCGGCGTCGACGACGGCGCTGGGCAAGGCGATGGTCGCGCTCGGCGACGCCGAGGACCTCGCCGCCGTGCTCGCCCACGGCCTGCCGCGGATGACCCGGTCCTCGATCGTGGACCCGGACCGGTTCGTCGAGGAGCTGCGCGGCGTACGCCGGAGCGGGGTCGCCCGTGACCGCGAGGAGGCGGTCGCCGGGCTGGTCTGCGTGGCCGCCCCGATCGTGGTGCACGGCGTCGTCGAGGGCGCGGTGTCGGTCTCCGGCCCGAGCGCGGGCTTCGCCTGGGACCGGATGGAGTCCCTGGTCCGCTCCGCCGCCGCCGGCATCGCCCAGAAGCGCGCCATCGGCGTCGGCTGGGCCTCCTGA
- a CDS encoding hydroxylase — MSELLDRIEAIADLVAEQAEASDAQGHLTDVTHKALREAGIVRALQPKDFGGDELHPRDFFEGILELGGRHGSTGWVSSVVGVHSFEIAQGTRQVQEEIWGEDPDTWVASPYAPIGRAIPTEGGWIFSGKWPFSSGTDLCDWIVLGGMLCDKDGNVRPDGLRHFILPRSDYTILQDSWNVVGLKGTGSKDILIKDAFIPDHRIIDPEELGSGAAAEQAGRGDVALYRMPFHSMFSGAITAGTLAAAEGALASWLSYTRGRVSARGVVAATDPRQLHALGEAASDLQACRMQFLGDIDRLFDVCEAGGRPSMELRAEVRRNQVRVSRRAGEAVDRLVAHAGGSSMRLDNPIQRFWRDVHIALGHGANVAETVYEAYGTVVFTGEAPKNVRM, encoded by the coding sequence GTGAGCGAACTGCTGGACCGCATCGAGGCGATCGCGGACCTGGTGGCCGAGCAGGCGGAGGCCTCCGACGCCCAGGGTCACCTGACCGACGTCACCCACAAGGCGCTGCGCGAGGCCGGCATCGTCCGGGCCCTGCAGCCGAAGGACTTCGGCGGCGACGAGCTGCACCCCCGCGACTTCTTCGAGGGCATCCTGGAGCTCGGCGGCCGTCACGGCTCCACCGGCTGGGTCTCCTCGGTCGTCGGCGTGCACTCCTTCGAGATCGCCCAGGGCACCCGCCAGGTGCAGGAGGAGATCTGGGGGGAGGACCCCGACACCTGGGTCGCCTCGCCGTACGCCCCGATCGGCCGCGCCATCCCCACCGAGGGCGGCTGGATCTTCAGCGGCAAGTGGCCCTTCTCCTCGGGCACCGACCTGTGCGACTGGATCGTGCTCGGCGGCATGCTGTGCGACAAGGACGGCAACGTCCGCCCCGACGGCCTGCGCCACTTCATCCTGCCGCGCAGCGACTACACGATCCTCCAGGACTCCTGGAACGTCGTGGGCCTCAAGGGCACCGGCTCGAAGGACATCCTGATCAAGGACGCCTTCATCCCCGACCACCGCATCATCGACCCCGAGGAGCTCGGCTCCGGTGCGGCGGCCGAGCAGGCCGGTCGCGGCGACGTCGCGCTCTACCGGATGCCGTTCCACTCGATGTTCTCCGGTGCGATCACCGCCGGCACGCTGGCCGCCGCCGAGGGCGCGCTCGCGTCGTGGCTCAGCTACACCCGCGGCCGGGTCTCCGCCCGTGGCGTGGTCGCCGCGACCGACCCGCGTCAGCTGCACGCGCTCGGTGAGGCCGCCTCCGACCTGCAGGCCTGCCGGATGCAGTTCCTCGGCGACATCGACCGGCTCTTCGACGTGTGCGAGGCCGGCGGTCGTCCCTCGATGGAGCTGCGCGCCGAGGTGCGCCGCAACCAGGTCCGCGTCTCGCGCCGTGCCGGCGAGGCCGTCGACCGCCTGGTCGCGCACGCCGGTGGCTCCTCCATGCGCCTGGACAACCCGATCCAGCGCTTCTGGCGCGACGTCCACATCGCGCTGGGTCACGGCGCCAACGTGGCCGAGACGGTCTATGAGGCCTACGGCACCGTGGTCTTCACCGGCGAGGCGCCCAAGAACGTCCGCATGTGA
- a CDS encoding alpha/beta fold hydrolase gives MASLSESETSAFVDTPSGKIHYHAAGEGTPVVMLHGSGPGATGWSNFNPNMSVLSESFRVIAPDMPGWGKSDPVTYEERDHVKAAVDFLDALGIEKAAFVGNSMGGATTLKVAARHPDRVTHVVTMGSGAPGPRVNSPGGGPTEGLKVLHRGYREPSVETMKALCEIMAYDPAFATDELAEQRYRVLAENPVHVTNFAAGFGRPRRGEATLEDIASIKQPAMIIHGRDDRVVHFEAGLRLVSTIANSRLVLLNRCGHWAQLEHADEFNRLVRDFITNTPGSAGN, from the coding sequence ATGGCATCGCTGTCCGAGTCCGAGACCAGCGCGTTCGTCGACACGCCGAGCGGCAAGATCCACTACCACGCTGCCGGCGAGGGCACCCCCGTGGTCATGCTGCACGGCAGCGGACCCGGCGCCACCGGGTGGAGCAACTTCAACCCGAACATGTCGGTCCTCTCCGAGAGCTTCCGCGTGATCGCCCCCGACATGCCCGGCTGGGGCAAGTCGGACCCGGTGACCTATGAGGAGCGCGACCACGTGAAGGCCGCCGTGGACTTCCTCGACGCCCTCGGCATCGAGAAGGCCGCGTTCGTCGGCAACTCGATGGGCGGCGCGACCACGCTGAAGGTCGCCGCCCGGCACCCCGACCGCGTCACCCACGTGGTCACGATGGGCTCCGGTGCGCCCGGTCCGCGGGTGAACAGCCCCGGCGGCGGCCCCACCGAGGGCCTCAAGGTGCTGCACCGCGGCTACCGCGAGCCGAGCGTCGAGACCATGAAGGCGCTGTGCGAGATCATGGCGTACGACCCGGCCTTCGCGACCGACGAGCTCGCCGAGCAGCGCTACCGCGTGCTCGCCGAGAACCCCGTCCACGTCACCAACTTCGCGGCCGGCTTCGGGCGTCCCCGCCGCGGTGAGGCCACCCTCGAGGACATCGCCTCGATCAAGCAGCCGGCCATGATCATCCACGGCCGCGACGACCGGGTCGTGCACTTCGAGGCCGGCCTGCGCCTGGTGTCCACCATCGCGAACTCTCGCCTGGTCCTGCTCAACCGCTGCGGCCACTGGGCCCAGCTCGAGCACGCCGACGAGTTCAACCGCCTGGTGCGCGACTTCATCACGAACACTCCCGGCAGCGCCGGCAACTGA
- a CDS encoding IclR family transcriptional regulator — translation MSVLEKAVQVIDLLGRASGPVRLGAIAEAMSAPKSSAHRLLSELTAHGLVRRAGDGEYALGYRLVQWGHLADRSVGIRHIAEPVMTRLRDEVRESVHLYVTEEDHRVCVLSAEGPHTLRPVAVLGRPMPLGFGAAGKLLYAYADESVQRRVAASLPEHRGHLLPDAAERAAIRERRFAASVSEMEDGLSAVATPIITPGGVSGALAIASTTARMPEARYEEIRELLVEAAAEIATALGG, via the coding sequence ATGTCTGTTCTCGAGAAGGCCGTGCAGGTCATCGACCTGCTCGGGCGCGCCTCCGGACCGGTCCGGCTCGGGGCGATCGCGGAGGCGATGTCGGCGCCGAAGTCGTCGGCCCACCGGCTGCTCTCCGAGCTGACCGCGCACGGACTCGTACGTCGTGCCGGCGACGGGGAGTACGCGCTCGGCTACCGCCTGGTGCAGTGGGGCCACCTCGCCGACCGCTCGGTCGGGATACGCCACATCGCCGAGCCGGTGATGACCCGGCTGCGCGATGAGGTGCGCGAGAGCGTGCACCTCTACGTCACCGAGGAGGACCACCGGGTGTGCGTCCTCTCCGCCGAGGGCCCGCACACGCTGCGCCCGGTCGCGGTCCTCGGCCGGCCGATGCCGCTCGGCTTCGGCGCGGCGGGCAAGCTGCTCTACGCCTACGCGGATGAGTCCGTGCAGCGCCGCGTCGCCGCGAGCCTGCCCGAGCACCGCGGCCACCTGCTGCCCGACGCCGCCGAGCGGGCCGCCATCCGCGAGCGCCGGTTCGCGGCATCGGTGAGCGAGATGGAGGACGGTCTCTCGGCCGTGGCCACCCCGATCATCACCCCCGGTGGCGTGTCCGGTGCGCTGGCGATCGCGAGCACGACCGCGCGGATGCCCGAGGCCCGCTACGAGGAGATCCGCGAGCTGCTGGTCGAGGCCGCCGCCGAGATCGCGACCGCGCTCGGGGGCTGA
- a CDS encoding IclR family transcriptional regulator, whose product MSQVTTEHGESRRSVLGRAFDILECFTDGEPEQTIGSLCAKTDLPPATVHRMLANLAEWGAVERASRGRYRLGVRLWRLGWGVPTVRRLKDIARPYLVDLHAATDAVTALGSRDGDQIVLADIIAGNAAVRRQRLPRQLPIVRSASGWVFLANMPREEAAELVARDGGVDRTHDFEFWQRLGEIRRTGVSVVRGTTPGSLTWIAAPVFDHSREVRSTICVAVPGPQQNVVALSRAVGETARAVSRGLSVAIPTAS is encoded by the coding sequence ATGAGCCAGGTGACGACGGAGCACGGCGAGAGCCGACGATCGGTCCTGGGGCGCGCCTTCGACATCCTCGAGTGCTTCACCGATGGTGAGCCCGAGCAGACGATCGGCTCGCTGTGCGCGAAGACCGACCTGCCGCCCGCCACTGTGCACCGGATGCTGGCCAACCTCGCCGAGTGGGGTGCCGTCGAGCGCGCCTCGCGCGGTCGCTACCGCCTCGGGGTCCGCCTGTGGCGCCTGGGCTGGGGAGTGCCGACCGTGCGTCGGCTCAAGGACATCGCGCGTCCCTACCTCGTCGACCTGCACGCGGCCACCGACGCGGTGACCGCCCTCGGCTCCCGCGACGGGGACCAGATCGTGCTCGCCGACATCATCGCCGGCAACGCCGCGGTCCGCCGTCAGCGGCTGCCGCGCCAGCTGCCGATCGTCCGCTCGGCGTCCGGTTGGGTGTTCCTGGCCAACATGCCCCGCGAGGAGGCCGCCGAGCTGGTCGCCCGCGACGGCGGCGTCGACCGCACCCACGACTTCGAGTTCTGGCAGCGTCTCGGCGAGATCCGCCGTACCGGGGTCTCGGTCGTCCGCGGCACCACCCCCGGCTCGCTGACCTGGATCGCAGCCCCCGTCTTCGACCACTCCCGCGAGGTCCGCTCCACGATCTGCGTCGCGGTCCCCGGCCCGCAGCAGAACGTCGTCGCCCTCTCGCGTGCGGTCGGCGAGACCGCCCGCGCGGTCAGCCGCGGCCTGTCGGTCGCGATCCCCACCGCCAGCTGA
- a CDS encoding enoyl-CoA hydratase/isomerase family protein encodes MSEPVLLTETRGRVRHLTLNRPDVRNALNRELNDALVDAVMEADHDPEVYAIAISGAGKAFCSGADLGDAKVRADRGEAWFGPLHNRFRSLFEVMIDSRKPTIAVVNGPAVAGGFELALSCDMRVVADHAFFAVPESRRGRGAHYASVALPRMVPQGIAMEWLYSGRKIELAEAERWGLVNRTAPLEDLAQVADEFMAQFTSSAPLSLQRLKLTYRRTEGMDPHAAIRLDIGPDVYSSEDQKEGARSFLEKREPVWQGR; translated from the coding sequence ATGAGCGAGCCCGTCCTCCTGACGGAGACCCGCGGCCGAGTCCGCCACCTCACCCTCAACCGCCCCGACGTCCGCAACGCCCTCAACCGCGAGCTCAACGACGCGCTGGTCGACGCGGTCATGGAGGCCGACCACGACCCCGAGGTCTACGCGATCGCGATCTCGGGTGCGGGCAAGGCGTTCTGCTCGGGCGCCGACCTCGGCGACGCCAAGGTGCGCGCCGATCGCGGCGAGGCCTGGTTCGGCCCGCTGCACAACCGCTTCCGCAGCCTCTTCGAGGTGATGATCGACAGCCGCAAGCCGACCATCGCCGTCGTCAACGGCCCGGCGGTCGCTGGCGGCTTCGAGCTGGCGCTGTCGTGCGACATGCGCGTCGTCGCCGACCACGCGTTCTTCGCGGTGCCGGAGTCGCGGCGCGGCCGCGGCGCGCACTACGCCTCGGTGGCGCTGCCGCGGATGGTGCCGCAGGGCATCGCGATGGAGTGGCTCTACTCGGGCCGCAAGATCGAGCTGGCCGAGGCCGAGCGGTGGGGCCTGGTCAACCGCACCGCCCCGCTGGAGGACCTGGCGCAGGTGGCCGACGAGTTCATGGCCCAGTTCACCTCCTCCGCGCCGCTGTCGCTGCAGCGGCTCAAGCTGACCTACCGCCGCACCGAGGGGATGGACCCGCACGCCGCGATCCGCCTCGACATCGGTCCGGACGTGTACTCCTCGGAGGACCAGAAGGAGGGGGCGCGCTCCTTCCTCGAGAAGCGCGAGCCCGTCTGGCAGGGTCGCTGA
- a CDS encoding aldehyde dehydrogenase family protein — MSTLLDAAVWEGRTFDGTWRPADRTLTTTEPATGTDVGTVGLAAPADVDRAVDLAMQAQRAWAAAGYDVRARVLRAAARIFTDHAAEIADLFAREAGAPQRVSGPQGLIAAEECYEAASLASMPAGEVLRSMQPRLSLTRRVPVGVVGVIAPFNSPILLALRAIAPALAVGNAVVLKPDPRTAVVGGVLLARVFEEAGLPAGLLHVLPGGADVGEAIVADPDVPVIAFTGSTGAGKAIAAAAAKHLKRTHLELGGNSATIVLDDADVERAAAAGAWGSFRHAGQICMATGRHLVHEAVAEQYVARLAEAAAALRLGDPARTDADVGPVIDATQRDRVHQMVTDTIAAGARLVTGGEAQGPFYRPTVLADVPPSAPAYRDEVFGPVAPVVTFADDDEAAALAADSSYGLALGIFTTDVMRGLALAERIPAGLVHINDQTINDEPVAPFGGVGHSGNGARHGGHAANLEAFTEQQWVTVRGTVPDYRW; from the coding sequence GTGAGCACGCTGCTCGACGCCGCGGTCTGGGAGGGGCGCACCTTCGACGGGACCTGGCGCCCGGCCGACCGGACCCTGACCACCACGGAGCCGGCGACCGGCACCGACGTCGGCACCGTCGGCCTGGCCGCCCCCGCCGACGTCGACCGCGCCGTGGACCTTGCGATGCAGGCGCAGCGCGCCTGGGCCGCCGCCGGGTACGACGTGCGCGCCCGGGTGCTGCGTGCCGCCGCACGGATCTTCACCGACCACGCCGCGGAGATCGCCGACCTGTTCGCCCGCGAGGCCGGGGCGCCGCAGCGCGTCTCCGGCCCGCAGGGGCTGATCGCGGCCGAGGAGTGCTACGAGGCCGCCAGCCTGGCCTCGATGCCGGCCGGTGAGGTGCTGCGCAGCATGCAGCCACGCCTGTCGCTCACCCGCCGGGTGCCGGTCGGGGTGGTCGGCGTGATCGCGCCGTTCAACTCCCCGATCCTGCTCGCGCTGCGCGCGATCGCCCCGGCCCTCGCGGTCGGCAACGCGGTCGTGCTCAAGCCGGACCCGCGCACCGCCGTCGTCGGCGGGGTCCTGCTGGCCCGCGTCTTCGAGGAGGCCGGCCTGCCCGCCGGGCTGCTGCACGTGCTGCCCGGTGGCGCCGACGTGGGTGAGGCGATCGTGGCCGACCCCGACGTCCCGGTCATCGCGTTCACCGGCTCCACGGGTGCCGGCAAGGCGATCGCCGCAGCGGCCGCGAAGCACCTCAAGCGCACCCACCTCGAGCTCGGCGGCAACTCCGCGACGATCGTCCTCGACGACGCGGACGTGGAGCGGGCCGCCGCGGCCGGGGCCTGGGGCAGCTTCCGCCACGCCGGCCAGATCTGCATGGCCACCGGCCGGCACCTGGTCCACGAGGCGGTCGCCGAGCAGTACGTCGCGCGCCTCGCCGAGGCCGCCGCCGCGCTGCGCCTCGGCGACCCGGCGCGCACCGACGCCGACGTCGGCCCGGTGATCGATGCGACCCAGCGCGACCGGGTGCACCAGATGGTCACCGACACGATCGCGGCCGGCGCCCGCCTGGTCACCGGCGGCGAGGCCCAGGGCCCGTTCTACCGCCCGACCGTGCTCGCCGACGTGCCGCCCAGCGCCCCGGCGTACCGTGACGAGGTCTTCGGGCCGGTCGCCCCCGTGGTGACCTTCGCCGACGACGACGAGGCCGCCGCGCTGGCCGCGGACTCCTCCTACGGCCTCGCGCTGGGCATCTTCACCACCGACGTGATGCGCGGCCTCGCGCTCGCCGAGCGGATCCCGGCCGGCCTGGTGCACATCAACGACCAGACCATCAACGACGAGCCGGTCGCGCCGTTCGGCGGCGTCGGCCACTCCGGCAACGGTGCGCGCCACGGCGGCCACGCCGCCAACCTGGAGGCCTTCACCGAGCAGCAGTGGGTCACCGTGCGCGGCACGGTCCCGGACTACCGCTGGTGA
- a CDS encoding CaiB/BaiF CoA transferase family protein, protein MAEGTRGSLAGLRVIEISTSVAGPLAGQILGDLGAEVIKVERVGAGDDTRAWAPPAWDGESIAFLHLNRNKLSLELDYKDPRGQQVLRELIASADVLVQNLRPGALAKAGFSWEQLQEINPRLVYCDMTGFGRTGPKAAEPAYDPLLQAYTGIIDMMGTGDGPPARIPLSVLDKGTAMWAAIGVLDALRTVERTGKGVHVGVSLLETAVTWTHANVMGALAGNGKPKNLGSGHAGVVPYGAFPTQDGWAFISAGNQALWTRFCTATGATALMEREGFGSNPERSANRAEVEAAVSEVTRGFETAPLIALLHEAGVPCSAVNSVPDMVDDPQVKALGLLEKMDHHQVSDFEVVNLPITFGGEYPEHQCPPPALGADTDRVLASLGLSNDSIAELRRDGVVAEAASEGGQA, encoded by the coding sequence ATGGCTGAAGGCACCCGCGGCTCGCTCGCCGGGCTTCGCGTCATCGAGATCAGCACCTCGGTCGCCGGCCCGCTGGCCGGTCAGATCCTCGGTGACCTCGGCGCCGAGGTGATCAAGGTCGAGCGCGTCGGAGCCGGCGACGACACCCGTGCCTGGGCGCCGCCGGCCTGGGACGGCGAGTCGATCGCGTTCCTCCACCTCAACCGCAACAAGCTCAGCCTCGAGCTGGACTACAAGGACCCCCGCGGCCAGCAGGTGCTGCGCGAGCTGATCGCCTCCGCCGACGTGCTGGTGCAGAACCTGCGCCCCGGCGCGCTGGCCAAGGCCGGCTTCTCCTGGGAGCAGCTGCAGGAGATCAACCCGCGCCTCGTGTACTGCGACATGACCGGCTTCGGTCGCACCGGCCCGAAGGCCGCCGAGCCGGCGTACGACCCGCTGCTGCAGGCCTACACCGGCATCATCGACATGATGGGCACCGGCGACGGCCCGCCCGCGCGCATCCCGCTCTCGGTGCTCGACAAGGGCACCGCCATGTGGGCGGCGATCGGCGTGCTCGACGCGCTGCGCACCGTGGAGCGCACCGGCAAGGGCGTCCACGTCGGGGTCTCGCTGCTGGAGACGGCCGTGACCTGGACCCACGCCAACGTGATGGGGGCCCTGGCCGGCAACGGCAAGCCCAAGAACCTCGGCTCCGGCCACGCCGGCGTGGTGCCGTACGGCGCGTTCCCGACCCAGGACGGCTGGGCCTTCATCTCCGCCGGCAACCAGGCGCTGTGGACCCGTTTCTGCACCGCGACCGGCGCCACCGCGCTGATGGAGCGCGAGGGCTTCGGGTCCAACCCCGAGCGCTCGGCCAACCGTGCCGAGGTCGAGGCCGCGGTCTCGGAGGTCACCCGCGGCTTCGAGACGGCGCCGCTCATCGCGCTGCTCCACGAGGCGGGCGTGCCCTGCTCGGCGGTCAACAGCGTGCCGGACATGGTCGACGACCCGCAGGTCAAGGCCCTCGGGCTGCTCGAGAAGATGGACCACCACCAGGTCTCCGACTTCGAGGTCGTCAACCTGCCGATCACCTTCGGCGGGGAGTACCCCGAGCACCAGTGCCCGCCGCCGGCGCTCGGCGCCGACACCGACCGGGTGCTCGCGAGCCTCGGGCTCTCGAACGACTCCATCGCCGAGCTGCGCCGCGACGGCGTCGTCGCCGAGGCCGCGTCCGAGGGCGGTCAGGCGTGA
- a CDS encoding citramalate synthase has protein sequence MTGNHPQVVIVEEGMREGMQIESADIPVEAKIRLLDALSATGLKHIVVGSFVSPKWVPQMARVEEVIAGFTPVEGVDYSALALNARGVERRAEHTPPLSPPAKSQRTTVHLCDVFVQRNTAKSQTDEIAALPATIERAVARGVTDAVVAINAAWGSNWVGPFSLEQRLEVLDLQFAAWRAAGVEPRTIWIGDPMSWNTPRAVEETIRACVERFPEVTTYHLHLHNGRGSALTSAYVALRALDSRHTLGLDTTIGGMGGCPYCGNGRATKMIPTEDLVDLLHEEGIETGIDLGLLIEAAHVAEEVVGHELYGHVSKVGPRPRGEQLYAMDMPFVETIEEAQHFRLGAQTYEGCLSPWKAPVTSPARDAAEAGQPVRLLLPEQD, from the coding sequence GTGACCGGCAACCACCCCCAGGTCGTCATCGTCGAGGAGGGCATGCGCGAGGGCATGCAGATCGAGAGCGCCGACATCCCCGTCGAGGCCAAGATCCGCCTGCTCGACGCGCTCTCCGCGACCGGGCTCAAGCACATCGTGGTCGGCTCGTTCGTGAGCCCGAAGTGGGTGCCGCAGATGGCCCGCGTCGAGGAGGTCATCGCCGGCTTCACCCCCGTCGAGGGCGTCGACTACTCCGCGCTCGCGCTCAACGCCCGCGGCGTCGAGCGCCGCGCCGAGCACACCCCGCCGCTGAGCCCGCCGGCGAAGTCCCAGCGCACCACCGTGCACCTGTGCGACGTGTTCGTGCAGCGCAACACCGCCAAGTCGCAGACCGACGAGATCGCGGCGCTGCCCGCCACCATCGAGCGCGCGGTCGCCCGCGGCGTCACCGACGCCGTGGTCGCGATCAACGCGGCCTGGGGGTCCAACTGGGTCGGCCCGTTCAGCCTCGAGCAGCGCCTGGAGGTCCTGGACCTGCAGTTCGCCGCCTGGCGTGCCGCCGGGGTCGAGCCGCGGACCATCTGGATCGGCGATCCGATGAGCTGGAACACCCCGCGCGCGGTCGAGGAGACCATCCGCGCCTGCGTCGAGCGGTTCCCCGAGGTCACGACCTACCACCTGCACCTGCACAACGGCCGCGGGAGCGCGCTGACCTCGGCGTACGTCGCGCTGCGTGCGCTGGACTCGCGCCACACCCTCGGCCTGGACACGACCATCGGCGGCATGGGCGGGTGCCCGTACTGCGGCAACGGCCGCGCCACCAAGATGATCCCGACCGAGGACCTCGTCGACCTCCTGCACGAGGAGGGCATCGAGACCGGCATCGACCTCGGCCTGCTGATCGAGGCCGCGCACGTCGCCGAGGAGGTCGTGGGCCACGAGCTCTACGGCCACGTCAGCAAGGTCGGCCCCCGCCCGCGCGGGGAGCAGCTCTACGCGATGGACATGCCGTTCGTGGAGACGATCGAGGAGGCCCAGCACTTCCGCCTCGGCGCGCAGACCTACGAGGGCTGCCTCTCGCCGTGGAAGGCACCCGTCACCTCCCCGGCCCGCGACGCCGCCGAGGCCGGCCAGCCGGTCCGCCTGCTGCTGCCCGAGCAGGACTGA